Proteins from a single region of Microtus ochrogaster isolate Prairie Vole_2 linkage group LG5, MicOch1.0, whole genome shotgun sequence:
- the Armc1 gene encoding armadillo repeat-containing protein 1 isoform X2, giving the protein MKGELGMMLSLQNVIQKTTTPGETKLLASEIYDILQSSSMADGDSFNEVNSRRRKAQFFLGTTNKRAKTVVLQIDGLDDTSRRNLCEEALLKIKGVISFTFQMAVQRCVVRIRSDLKAEALASAIASTKVMKAQQVVKSESGEEMLVPFQDAPVEVEENTELPDYLPEDESPTKEQDKAVSRVGSHPDGGASWLSTAANFLSRSFYW; this is encoded by the exons GACTACAACGCCAGGAGAAACAaaacttctggcctctgaaatcTATGACATCCTTCAGTCCTCCAGTATGGCTGATGGTGATAGTTTTAATGAAGTGAATTCACGTCGAAGGAAAGCTCAATTTTTCCTGGGAACTACAAACAAACGTGCCAAAACAGTAGTTTTGCAGATAGATGGTCTCGATGATACG TCTCGAAGAAATCTGTGTGAAGAGgctttgttaaaaattaaaggtGTTATTAGCTTTACTTTTCAAATGgctgttcaaagatgtgtggtgCGAATCCGTTCAGATTTGAAGGCAGAG GCTTTGGCGTCAGCAATAGCATCAACCAAGGTCATGAAAGCCCAACAAGTTGTGAAAAGTGAAAGTGGGGAAGAG ATGCTGGTCCCATTCCAAGATGCCCCTGTGGAagtggaagaaaacacagaactgcCTGACTACCTACCAGAGGACGAGAGTCCCACAAAGGAACAGGACAAGGCAGTGTCCCGGGTCGGCTCACACCCCGACGGTGGAGCCAGCTGGTTGAGCACAGCTGCAAACTTTTTATCCAGATCATTTTACTGGTGA